CGTTCTCCGGGCAGATGCATCACCAATTATCCTCGGCGTTGGTGGGGAAATGAAAAATAGCTTCTGCCTTTTAAAGAAAGATGATGCCTTCTTAAGCCATTATATTGGGGAGATAGACAGCCTCGAAGGGGAGGAAAACCTTTCTGCAAGTCTTATACGTTTTCAGAAGTTAATTGGCGTGACACCTGAAATTGTTGCATATGATACCCATCCTGAATATGCTTCCTCTGAGATAGCGCTTCAAATCAATGCAAAAACGTACATTAAGGTCCAGCATCACCATGCTCATATGGCCAGTTGTATGGCAGAGAACGGGCTTGAGAATGAAGAAACTATAGGTATTATCCTCGATGGAACAGGTTACGGTACTGATGGTTGCCTCTGGGGTTTTGAAATTTTGACAGGGAATTATGTTGATTTTAAACGGAGAATTCACCTTGCCTACGTTCCCCTCCCCGGTGGAGAAATCGCCATACGTCAGCCCTGGCGAACCGCTGCGGCATATCTCATAACCTTTTCAGGGAATGAGGGCAAAAGGTATGCAAGAAGATTTTTAAAAAACAAAAACATGGAGATTGTAGAACAATTAATAGCGAATAGATTTAATACCCCCCTGGCCTCTGGCTGCGGTAGGCTTTTTGATGCAATATCCGCCCTTATGGGTATTTGTCTTGAAAATACCTACGAAGGACAGGCTGCCATTGAACTTGGAGAAATTGTAATGGAGTCGCTTGAAGACCGTTTCCTTAAGCCTTATCCGTACGAAATCGAGAAGGATATAATTTTACCTAAAAAGATTTTAGAAGGAGTAATATATGACAGATTGAAAGGGATATCTGTGGAAACAATTTCCACAAAGTTTCACCTCACACTGGTTAATATTATCTGTAATGCGGTGGAAAGGGTATCCGCAGATACCGGTTTAAAAAGGGTAGTATTAAGTGGTGGGACATGGCAAAACCCTTATCTTTTCAAAAAGACAAAGCAAACATTAAGCGATAAGGGGTATGATGTCCTTTATCATCAGATGGTCCCTGCCAATGATGGAGGGATCGCCCTCGGTCAGGCAATGGTAGCACACTGGAGATGGCTGAAAGGCAGTGTTGAGTGATGGGTGATTGGTGATGAGTGAAATAAACAAAATTTTTTGGAGGCAGTAATTAAATGTGCCTGGGTGTGCCTGGAAAAGTAGTAGAAATTAATGAGCAAGAAAAATGGGCAATAATTGAATGTTTTGGTATTCAAAACAAGGTATATACCCCCTTAATTGAAGAGGATATTGTATTGGGAGATTATCTGATGGTACATGCGGGTTATGCAATTGGGAAAATTGATATAGAGGAAGCCCACAATTTGAGCTTGCTCAAAAAACATCCGAAAAACTTGGAAAATCCATTACACTCATGGAGGTATGCGGGACACATACCACAGTAATTGCAAAAAGTGGTATAAAAAATCTCCTAACTAACTATCTGGAGCTAAGAAGCGGTCCCGGCTGCCCTGTTTGTGTTACAGACCAAAGTGACATTGACAGGATCATAGAGCTTGCCCGTATGCCCAATACTATTATTGCGAGCTTTGGCGATATGGTGAGGGTACCAGGGACTTATTCATCTCTGGAACTGGAACGTGCGAGAGGCGCCCATGTAAAGATCTTCTATTCACCTCATGAGGCAGTTACCTTTGCCGGAAAATATTCTGATATGAAAATAATCTTCTTAGGTGTTGGTTTTGAGACAACCGCTCCTGCGATTGCCCTTAGTATCGCTGAGGCTGAACAACAAAGGATCAAAAATTATTCTGTCCTGTCAGTCCACAAACTTGTTCCACCGGTTATGAAAGCACTTCTGAACGATCCAGAACTGCACATTGACGGTTTTATTTTACCAGGCCATGTATGCACGATAACAGGGAGGAAGGCCTTTGACTTTATCGCCTCAAAATATAACATACCTGCGGTAATTGCCGGT
The Pseudomonadota bacterium genome window above contains:
- a CDS encoding HypC/HybG/HupF family hydrogenase formation chaperone; amino-acid sequence: MPGKVVEINEQEKWAIIECFGIQNKVYTPLIEEDIVLGDYLMVHAGYAIGKIDIEEAHNLSLLKKHPKNLENPLHSWRYAGHIPQ
- the hypD gene encoding hydrogenase formation protein HypD, which encodes MEVCGTHTTVIAKSGIKNLLTNYLELRSGPGCPVCVTDQSDIDRIIELARMPNTIIASFGDMVRVPGTYSSLELERARGAHVKIFYSPHEAVTFAGKYSDMKIIFLGVGFETTAPAIALSIAEAEQQRIKNYSVLSVHKLVPPVMKALLNDPELHIDGFILPGHVCTITGRKAFDFIASKYNIPAVIAGFEPADILQAIYLLLQQMVDEKAETINGYTRLVHEDGNIKAKEIIGKYFEPIDAYWRGFGLIPESGLKLKTVYSDYDADERFPVKVPESLPPEGCSCGEVLRGKLTPGECPLFASICTPSEPVGPCMVSTEGACAAYYNYSD